A stretch of the Streptomyces sp. NBC_00078 genome encodes the following:
- a CDS encoding metallophosphoesterase, with protein sequence MVIVFGVLALGVLVAGNWYLWRRLFRDTTQGPGPARRTGAAVIAGGWLLAVGAVVTERAGAPFWLQQVLAWPGFLWLALSVYLLLGVVAGEVVRPVLRRLPARRARATPAAPQAQPVPADRVPPKAPESGQTAGNGPESARTAGTVREPAQTAESGPQSAPEPSRRLFVSRVVAGAAAAAAVGTVGYGTYGVLRGPRVKRVTVPLAKLPRAAHGYRIAVVSDIHLGPILGRDFAQKVVDTINSTQPDIVAVVGDLVDGSVKDLGPAAAPLSRLKAPSYFVTGNHEYFSGAEQWVEEVRRLGLLPLENARTELPWFDLAGVNDIAGESEGQGPDFTKALGGRDTARACVLLAHQPVQIHDAVRHGVDLQLSGHTHGGQLWPGNFVAAAANPTVAGLERYGDTQLYVSRGAGAWGPPTRVGAPSDITVIELASKQA encoded by the coding sequence GTGGTCATCGTCTTCGGAGTGCTGGCCCTGGGCGTTCTCGTCGCGGGCAACTGGTACCTGTGGCGTCGTCTGTTCCGCGACACCACCCAGGGGCCGGGCCCCGCCCGTCGAACGGGTGCCGCGGTGATCGCGGGCGGCTGGCTGCTCGCTGTCGGAGCCGTCGTCACCGAGCGCGCGGGCGCGCCCTTCTGGCTCCAGCAGGTCCTGGCCTGGCCGGGCTTCCTGTGGCTCGCGCTGTCGGTCTACCTGCTGCTGGGCGTGGTGGCGGGTGAGGTCGTACGGCCGGTGCTGCGCCGCCTGCCGGCGCGGCGGGCGCGCGCCACACCGGCCGCACCGCAGGCGCAACCGGTGCCCGCGGACCGCGTGCCCCCGAAGGCGCCGGAGTCCGGGCAGACGGCCGGGAACGGGCCGGAGAGCGCGCGGACGGCTGGGACCGTGCGGGAGCCCGCGCAGACGGCCGAGTCCGGGCCGCAGTCCGCCCCGGAGCCCTCGCGTCGCCTCTTCGTCTCCCGGGTCGTCGCGGGGGCCGCCGCCGCTGCCGCCGTGGGGACGGTCGGCTATGGCACGTACGGCGTCCTGCGCGGCCCGAGGGTGAAGCGCGTCACCGTGCCGCTGGCCAAGCTCCCGCGCGCGGCGCACGGTTACCGCATCGCGGTGGTCAGCGACATCCACCTGGGCCCGATCCTCGGCCGGGATTTCGCGCAGAAGGTCGTCGACACGATCAACTCCACCCAGCCGGACATCGTCGCGGTCGTCGGTGACCTGGTGGACGGCAGCGTGAAGGACCTGGGCCCGGCGGCGGCACCGCTGTCGCGGTTGAAGGCGCCCTCCTACTTCGTCACCGGCAACCACGAGTACTTCTCCGGCGCTGAGCAGTGGGTCGAGGAGGTACGGCGGCTGGGGCTGCTTCCCCTGGAGAACGCCCGTACCGAGCTGCCGTGGTTCGACCTCGCCGGCGTCAACGACATCGCGGGCGAGAGCGAGGGCCAGGGCCCCGACTTCACCAAGGCGCTCGGCGGCCGGGACACGGCACGCGCGTGCGTGCTCCTCGCCCACCAGCCCGTCCAGATCCACGACGCCGTCAGGCACGGCGTCGACCTCCAGCTCTCCGGCCACACCCACGGCGGCCAGCTCTGGCCCGGAAACTTCGTCGCGGCGGCCGCGAATCCGACCGTCGCGGGCCTGGAGCGCTACGGCGACACGCAGTTGTACGTCAGCCGGGGCGCGGGCGCCTGGGGACCGCCCACGCGCGTGGGGGCGCCGTCGGACATCACAGTGATCGAACTGGCCTCGAAGCAGGCGTGA
- a CDS encoding ABC transporter substrate-binding protein — translation MRSVRMRILAALLVLAGVGVGGWELLPSQEDTGKTIRVGTTDEVTALDPAGAYDAGSWALFSNVFQSLLTFEPGGTSPVLDAAESCGFRGSQLTTYSCRLRPGLTFPGGRTMTAEDVRFSFDRVKAIKSDVGPSSLFSTLRSVSANGLTVTFHLSSPDATFPFKVATGAGSIVDSTKYPKDGLRTDVGVDGTGPYGLTAYAKGKKAVLTPNEHYKGALKDTGRPVELLYYVDADALGKAWDAKRIDVATRRLPPRVLAGLSASDPGRRLSESDSSETRNLYLNTRANSPLHDVRVRQAMAWLVNREKLAATVYEGTVAPLYSLIPTGITGHTTSFFDAYPRQDVKRAKALLAEAGVTAPVRFTYGYAKNRGSSEEEATALKKQLEAGGLFKVTLKGYEWTAFQERWASGKLDAYAVGWVADYPDADTFGAPLVGTGSTMNTGYSDKGVDRLIQLSRQYADREDAAPDFSTLQRDAARDVPVIPLWQGKEYVLTSEDVGGGQYLDDGTGVFRLWSLNWI, via the coding sequence ATGCGTTCGGTTCGCATGCGGATTCTCGCTGCGCTGCTCGTGCTGGCGGGCGTGGGAGTGGGCGGCTGGGAACTGCTGCCGTCGCAGGAGGACACCGGAAAGACCATCCGGGTCGGCACGACGGACGAGGTCACGGCGCTCGATCCGGCCGGCGCCTACGACGCGGGCTCCTGGGCGTTGTTCAGCAACGTGTTCCAGTCGCTGCTGACCTTCGAGCCGGGCGGCACCTCGCCGGTGCTCGACGCGGCCGAGAGCTGCGGCTTCAGGGGCAGTCAACTGACCACGTACAGCTGCAGGTTGAGGCCGGGGCTCACCTTCCCCGGCGGTCGCACGATGACCGCCGAGGACGTCAGGTTCTCCTTCGACCGGGTCAAGGCGATCAAGTCGGACGTCGGCCCGTCCTCCCTGTTCAGCACGCTCCGCTCGGTGAGCGCGAACGGCCTGACCGTCACCTTCCACCTGTCTTCGCCCGACGCCACCTTCCCGTTCAAGGTGGCCACCGGGGCCGGCTCGATCGTCGACAGCACCAAGTACCCGAAGGACGGCCTGCGCACCGACGTCGGGGTGGACGGCACCGGACCGTACGGGCTGACGGCGTACGCGAAGGGCAAGAAGGCCGTTCTCACGCCGAACGAGCACTACAAGGGCGCCCTCAAGGACACCGGCCGGCCTGTCGAACTGCTCTACTACGTCGACGCGGACGCCCTCGGCAAGGCCTGGGACGCGAAGCGGATCGACGTCGCCACCCGCCGGCTGCCGCCCAGGGTCCTGGCCGGGCTCTCGGCGAGCGACCCCGGCCGGCGTCTGTCCGAGTCCGACAGCTCCGAGACCCGCAACCTCTACCTCAACACCCGCGCGAACTCGCCCCTGCACGACGTCAGAGTCCGCCAGGCCATGGCCTGGCTGGTCAACCGCGAGAAGCTGGCCGCCACGGTGTACGAGGGGACCGTCGCCCCGCTGTACTCGCTGATCCCGACGGGCATCACCGGCCACACCACGTCGTTCTTCGACGCCTACCCCAGGCAGGACGTGAAGAGGGCGAAGGCCCTGCTCGCCGAGGCCGGTGTGACGGCGCCCGTCCGCTTCACCTACGGCTACGCCAAGAACCGCGGTTCCTCCGAGGAGGAGGCCACGGCACTCAAGAAGCAGCTGGAGGCCGGCGGGCTGTTCAAGGTGACTCTCAAGGGCTACGAGTGGACCGCCTTCCAGGAGCGCTGGGCCTCCGGAAAGCTGGACGCCTACGCCGTCGGCTGGGTCGCCGACTACCCGGACGCGGACACCTTCGGTGCCCCGCTCGTCGGCACCGGCTCCACCATGAACACCGGTTACAGCGACAAGGGCGTCGACCGGCTGATCCAGTTGAGCCGGCAGTACGCCGACCGTGAGGACGCCGCCCCGGACTTCAGCACGCTGCAGCGCGACGCCGCCCGCGATGTGCCGGTGATCCCGCTGTGGCAGGGCAAGGAGTACGTCCTCACCAGCGAGGACGTCGGAGGTGGCCAGTACCTCGACGACGGCACCGGAGTGTTCCGGCTCTGGAGCCTCAACTGGATCTGA
- a CDS encoding HAMP domain-containing sensor histidine kinase, translating to MRTPRIRCKRGVHSLRAKLTLANVALLALGIAATTAVSLMGMRYYLLGQVDTQLTRMRDSLGQSQLTIRQIDSLSALAFVRDRLVPDGTNKERSSPGSIYTAVDRHGAAVGLLGVRPTEAQLGLAHSVHDAKALARDSDPHDVTVHGDSYRVTAVRLSDGEYVLMATSTEALHAGMSKALRLDFAVGGLLLALLACLTLFSVRRRMLPLEDMVETSSAIAEGDLTQRIPSSTHPTQEVEQLRLALNSMLHQVESAYRTREHSAAQLRRFVADASHELRTPLSAIRGYLQLYDRGMLSDPDERKRAWARVLAETDRMGRLVDELLTLARLDQQPELRFRNVDLSRLVRDAAEDLRAQQPERPILVDADGALLVYADESGLRQVLGNLVGNVRTHTPVDAPVRLDVERENGVVRVCVADEGPGLRGEDAARIFDRFFRAGGGAGSGLGLAIVQGVVQAHGGEVAVRTSPGDGLAVTVTLPARPAAGSALSP from the coding sequence ATGAGGACCCCACGCATCCGCTGCAAGCGTGGCGTGCACTCCCTGCGCGCCAAGCTGACCCTGGCGAACGTCGCCCTGCTCGCCCTCGGCATCGCGGCGACCACCGCCGTCAGCCTCATGGGCATGCGGTACTACCTGCTCGGGCAGGTCGACACCCAGCTGACCCGGATGCGTGACTCGCTGGGTCAGTCGCAGCTCACGATCCGGCAGATCGACTCGCTGAGCGCCCTGGCATTCGTCCGCGACCGGCTGGTCCCGGACGGCACGAACAAGGAGCGGTCGTCACCGGGCTCGATCTACACCGCCGTCGACCGCCACGGGGCTGCCGTCGGTCTTCTGGGCGTCAGGCCCACCGAGGCGCAGCTCGGCCTGGCCCACTCGGTCCACGACGCCAAGGCGCTCGCCCGGGACTCCGATCCGCACGACGTGACGGTGCACGGCGACTCGTACCGGGTCACCGCCGTGCGTCTGTCCGACGGCGAGTACGTCCTCATGGCCACCTCGACCGAGGCCCTGCACGCGGGCATGAGCAAGGCCCTCCGGCTCGATTTCGCCGTCGGCGGACTGCTGCTGGCGCTGCTGGCCTGTCTGACGCTGTTCAGTGTGCGCCGCCGGATGCTGCCGCTTGAGGACATGGTGGAGACGTCGTCGGCGATCGCCGAGGGCGACCTGACCCAGCGGATTCCCTCCAGCACCCATCCGACGCAGGAGGTCGAGCAGCTGCGCCTCGCCCTCAACTCCATGCTCCACCAGGTCGAGTCGGCGTACCGCACGCGCGAGCACAGCGCGGCCCAGCTGCGCCGCTTCGTCGCCGACGCCTCGCACGAGCTGCGCACCCCGCTGTCGGCGATACGCGGCTATCTCCAGCTGTACGACAGGGGCATGCTCAGCGATCCCGACGAGCGCAAGCGCGCCTGGGCGCGGGTGCTGGCGGAGACGGACCGGATGGGGCGGCTGGTGGACGAGCTGCTCACCCTGGCCCGGCTCGACCAGCAGCCCGAACTGCGCTTCAGGAACGTCGACCTGAGCCGCCTGGTACGGGACGCGGCCGAGGACCTGCGGGCGCAGCAGCCGGAGCGGCCGATCCTGGTGGACGCCGACGGCGCCCTGCTGGTGTACGCCGACGAGTCGGGGCTCAGACAGGTGCTGGGCAACCTGGTGGGCAACGTCCGCACGCACACGCCCGTGGACGCGCCGGTGCGGCTGGACGTGGAGCGGGAGAACGGTGTCGTCCGGGTATGCGTCGCGGACGAGGGTCCGGGGCTCCGCGGTGAGGACGCGGCGCGGATCTTCGACCGCTTCTTCCGGGCCGGCGGGGGCGCGGGCAGTGGGCTGGGTCTGGCGATCGTGCAGGGCGTGGTGCAGGCGCACGGCGGGGAGGTGGCGGTGCGCACCTCGCCGGGCGACGGTCTCGCGGTGACGGTCACACTGCCGGCCCGGCCCGCAGCAGGGTCGGCGCTCTCCCCGTAA
- a CDS encoding response regulator transcription factor, whose amino-acid sequence MTTAPGTVLVVEDEPSIADVLAIALRYHRFEVMIAGTVREALALAERTRPDAALLDVMLPDGDGRALGRELRAKRPDLALVFLTARDSPAEVVGALGFGDDYITKPFNIDEVVARVTAVLRRTRTADVLPQRPPLRYGDLELDETTYSVHRAGRSVELTPTEYALLRFLVRNGGRIVPKEQLLRHVWQYEHTPPESTVVETYISYLRRKLDALGPPMITTRRGVGYGLA is encoded by the coding sequence ATGACGACGGCTCCAGGCACCGTGCTGGTGGTGGAGGACGAACCGAGCATCGCGGACGTCCTCGCCATCGCCCTGCGCTACCACCGGTTCGAGGTGATGATCGCGGGCACCGTCCGCGAGGCCCTGGCGCTGGCCGAGCGCACCCGGCCGGACGCGGCGCTGCTCGACGTCATGCTCCCGGACGGGGACGGGCGGGCCCTGGGCCGCGAGCTGCGCGCGAAGCGGCCCGACCTGGCGCTGGTGTTCCTCACCGCCCGCGACTCGCCCGCGGAGGTGGTCGGCGCGCTCGGCTTCGGCGACGACTACATCACCAAGCCGTTCAACATCGACGAGGTCGTCGCCCGCGTCACCGCGGTCCTGCGGCGCACCCGCACGGCCGACGTCCTGCCGCAGCGGCCACCCCTGAGGTACGGCGACCTGGAGCTGGACGAGACGACGTACAGCGTCCACCGCGCGGGCCGCAGCGTCGAACTCACCCCCACCGAGTACGCCCTGCTGCGTTTCCTGGTGCGCAACGGCGGCCGGATCGTGCCCAAGGAGCAACTCCTGCGCCACGTCTGGCAGTACGAGCACACGCCGCCCGAGTCGACCGTGGTCGAGACGTACATCAGCTATCTGCGCCGCAAGCTGGACGCCCTGGGGCCACCGATGATCACCACGCGGCGCGGTGTGGGATACGGGCTGGCATGA
- a CDS encoding MMPL family transporter → MARWCYRHRLVVLLLWVGALFGLGFSASAAGTNYANVFSLPDTDSKSAYDLMEKAFPNTSGDTDTVVWKVDGGSVRDRAVKDRIQPALDRIAKMSGVGEVTSPYAGARGAAQISGDGRIAYAQLTFTQRANEVPKDLVQNVIDTAQGAERGGLQVEAGGQAIQRVQEPPQGLSEMVGIVAAAVVLFLAFGSLFAMLLPIAIAVFGVGMGLFSTQLLSHATDIPDIAPLLASLIGLGVGIDYALFIVTRHRRGIQRGMAPEEAAVTALNTSGRAVLFAGGTVCIALAGMLVTRLHFLDGVVIGTSVTVVLSVLAATTLLPALLGLLGPRVLSRRQRRRLAASGPEPETVSGLAARWSSNVHKRPRRIAALALVVMAVLAIPVLSLRLGATDQGNDDASTTTRKAYDLLAEGFGPGFNGPLQVVSESGDTATLVKGIQSTPGVARVAALPPAKGVTVIQVVPKTSPQSKETDDLIDTLRDDVIPQAGAQAHVGGVTAVSKDFASVTGDRLPLFVATIIGLGFLLLLVAFRSLVVPLTAALMNLIAAAASFGVLVAVFQWGWGLDLLGLGKEGPINAFLPVIMLSLLFGLSMDYQVFLVSRMHEEWVHTRDNARAVRVGLAETSRVINSAALIMVCVFLAFVLSGDSGAATAGVGLAAAVALDAFILRTALVPAAMHLLGDSNWWLPAWLEKRLPHLAVEPKEDAEASSSAAEGPASVVHGFIRTADGEPVDGASVTLLSKGGRQLDRVTSLADGSYIVSVPAPGTYLLATTATSYGSRAAHVVVADGPQVYDVELAEGEVDAVN, encoded by the coding sequence TTGGCACGGTGGTGCTATCGGCACCGGCTGGTGGTCCTGTTGCTGTGGGTGGGGGCGTTGTTCGGGCTGGGCTTCTCGGCCTCCGCGGCGGGCACGAACTACGCGAACGTGTTCTCCCTCCCCGACACGGACTCCAAGAGCGCGTACGACCTGATGGAGAAGGCCTTCCCGAACACCTCGGGCGACACCGACACGGTGGTGTGGAAGGTCGACGGCGGCTCGGTGAGGGACCGGGCGGTGAAGGACCGGATCCAGCCGGCCCTGGACAGAATCGCGAAGATGTCCGGTGTCGGTGAGGTGACCAGCCCCTACGCCGGAGCCCGGGGCGCGGCCCAGATCAGCGGCGACGGCAGGATCGCGTACGCCCAGCTGACCTTCACCCAACGCGCGAACGAGGTGCCCAAGGACCTCGTCCAGAACGTCATCGACACCGCGCAGGGCGCCGAACGCGGCGGACTGCAGGTCGAGGCGGGCGGGCAGGCCATCCAGCGGGTCCAGGAGCCGCCGCAGGGCCTGTCGGAGATGGTCGGCATCGTCGCGGCGGCCGTCGTGCTGTTCCTCGCCTTCGGCTCGCTCTTCGCGATGCTGCTGCCGATCGCCATCGCCGTCTTCGGCGTCGGCATGGGCCTCTTCTCCACCCAACTCCTCAGCCACGCCACCGACATCCCCGACATAGCCCCGCTGCTCGCCTCCCTGATCGGCCTCGGCGTCGGCATCGACTACGCCCTGTTCATCGTCACCCGGCACCGGCGCGGCATCCAACGCGGCATGGCCCCCGAGGAGGCGGCCGTCACGGCGCTCAACACCTCGGGTCGGGCGGTGCTGTTCGCGGGTGGCACGGTGTGCATCGCACTCGCCGGCATGCTCGTGACGCGACTGCACTTCCTGGACGGCGTGGTCATCGGCACCTCGGTCACGGTCGTGCTGAGCGTGCTGGCGGCCACCACCCTGCTCCCGGCCCTGCTCGGCCTCCTCGGCCCACGCGTCCTCAGCCGCCGCCAACGCCGCCGGCTCGCGGCCAGCGGTCCCGAGCCGGAGACGGTGAGCGGTCTGGCGGCACGCTGGTCGTCGAATGTGCACAAGCGCCCCCGCAGGATCGCCGCCCTCGCCCTGGTCGTGATGGCCGTCCTCGCCATCCCCGTGCTGTCACTCCGCCTCGGCGCCACCGACCAGGGCAACGACGACGCGTCGACGACCACCAGGAAGGCTTACGACCTGCTGGCCGAGGGCTTCGGGCCCGGCTTCAACGGCCCGCTCCAGGTGGTCTCCGAGAGCGGCGACACCGCCACCCTCGTCAAGGGCATCCAGTCGACACCGGGGGTCGCCCGGGTCGCCGCACTGCCGCCCGCGAAGGGCGTGACGGTCATCCAGGTCGTGCCGAAGACGTCACCGCAGTCCAAGGAGACGGACGACCTGATCGACACGCTGCGGGACGACGTGATCCCGCAGGCCGGTGCGCAGGCGCACGTGGGCGGCGTGACAGCCGTCTCGAAGGACTTCGCGTCGGTCACGGGCGACCGCCTGCCCCTGTTCGTCGCGACGATCATCGGCCTCGGGTTCCTGCTCCTGCTGGTCGCCTTCCGCTCCCTGGTGGTCCCGCTGACGGCGGCCCTGATGAACCTGATCGCCGCGGCCGCCTCCTTCGGCGTCCTCGTCGCGGTCTTCCAGTGGGGCTGGGGCCTGGACCTGCTCGGCCTCGGCAAGGAGGGCCCGATCAACGCCTTCCTGCCGGTCATCATGCTGTCGTTGCTGTTCGGGCTGTCGATGGACTACCAGGTGTTCCTGGTGAGCCGGATGCACGAGGAGTGGGTGCACACGCGGGACAACGCGCGCGCGGTGCGCGTCGGCCTCGCGGAGACCAGCCGGGTCATCAACTCCGCGGCCCTGATCATGGTCTGCGTGTTCCTGGCGTTCGTCCTGAGCGGCGACTCGGGGGCGGCGACTGCGGGCGTGGGTTTGGCCGCCGCCGTGGCCCTGGACGCGTTCATCCTCCGTACGGCTCTGGTGCCGGCCGCGATGCATCTGCTCGGCGACTCCAACTGGTGGCTGCCGGCGTGGCTGGAGAAGCGGCTGCCGCACCTGGCGGTCGAGCCGAAGGAGGACGCGGAGGCATCGTCGTCGGCCGCGGAGGGCCCTGCCTCGGTGGTCCACGGCTTCATCCGCACCGCCGACGGTGAGCCGGTGGACGGCGCCTCGGTGACGCTGCTGTCGAAGGGCGGACGCCAGCTGGACCGGGTGACGTCGCTGGCGGACGGCTCGTACATCGTGTCGGTGCCGGCTCCGGGGACGTATCTGCTGGCGACGACCGCGACGTCCTACGGCTCCCGCGCGGCACACGTCGTGGTGGCGGACGGACCGCAGGTGTACGACGTGGAGCTGGCGGAAGGGGAGGTGGACGCGGTCAATTAG
- a CDS encoding Uma2 family endonuclease: MSAASVERPHGDRPLIAEANRLMERLPGYRVEIIGGQILVTPPPDGPHGDVLTDLLLLFASAGLHGVESRLIQGLGLWLPTGTEDYCIPDLSLVDADYQDHLAENNCYDPVCFRLVLEVTSSNYRTDLRDKVKAYASGKIPVYVIADRKHQRLHVLTGPAGDDYENHRPYSPGETVTLPASIGAEVTLDVDRILKAARQKAN, translated from the coding sequence ATGTCCGCAGCATCCGTCGAGCGGCCCCACGGCGACCGTCCGCTGATCGCGGAGGCGAACCGGCTCATGGAGCGGCTTCCGGGTTACCGCGTCGAGATCATCGGAGGCCAGATCCTCGTGACCCCGCCCCCGGACGGCCCTCATGGCGATGTCCTGACCGACCTCCTGCTGCTTTTCGCGAGCGCGGGTCTGCACGGAGTGGAGTCGAGGCTGATCCAGGGCCTGGGCCTCTGGCTGCCGACCGGCACCGAGGACTACTGCATCCCCGATCTCTCCCTGGTCGACGCCGATTACCAGGACCACCTCGCCGAGAACAACTGCTACGACCCCGTCTGTTTCCGCCTGGTCCTGGAGGTGACCTCCAGCAACTACCGCACCGACCTGCGCGACAAGGTCAAGGCGTACGCGAGCGGCAAGATCCCGGTCTACGTCATCGCCGACCGCAAGCACCAACGCCTCCACGTCCTCACCGGCCCCGCCGGGGACGACTACGAGAACCACCGCCCGTACTCTCCCGGCGAGACCGTCACACTGCCCGCGTCGATCGGCGCCGAGGTGACCCTCGACGTCGACCGGATCCTCAAGGCCGCGCGGCAGAAGGCTAATTGA
- a CDS encoding TetR/AcrR family transcriptional regulator — protein MPAKNDGPDGGGNPTKSEQTRALILETAMRLFQERGYEKTTMRAIAQEAGVSVGNAYYYFAGKEHLIQGFYDRLAAEHRVAIREVLDRETDLEARLAGVLKAWLDIATPYHEFAVQFFKNAADPDSPLSPFSPESEHARMEAISVHREVLAGATKTKVPDELRDVLPELMWLAQMGLVLYWIFDRTDGRERSYRLAERGARLTARGVSLARFRVLRPLVREVHELFTDFLPGMTRVLPDPGGREKHGE, from the coding sequence GTGCCTGCGAAGAACGACGGCCCCGACGGGGGCGGCAACCCGACCAAGTCCGAGCAGACCCGTGCGCTGATCCTGGAGACCGCGATGCGGCTGTTCCAGGAGCGGGGCTACGAGAAGACGACGATGCGGGCCATCGCCCAGGAGGCCGGGGTCTCCGTCGGCAACGCGTACTACTACTTCGCCGGCAAGGAACACCTGATCCAGGGCTTCTACGACCGGCTCGCCGCCGAGCACCGGGTGGCTATCCGGGAGGTCCTGGACCGGGAGACCGATCTGGAGGCGCGGCTCGCGGGCGTCCTGAAGGCGTGGTTGGACATCGCGACGCCGTACCACGAGTTCGCGGTGCAGTTCTTCAAGAACGCCGCCGATCCGGACAGCCCGCTCAGCCCCTTCTCCCCCGAGTCGGAGCACGCGCGCATGGAGGCGATCTCCGTCCACCGCGAGGTGCTGGCGGGGGCGACGAAGACCAAGGTTCCGGACGAACTCCGGGATGTCCTGCCCGAGTTGATGTGGCTCGCCCAGATGGGGCTGGTGCTGTACTGGATCTTCGACCGGACGGACGGGCGGGAGCGCAGCTACCGGCTGGCCGAGCGGGGGGCCCGGCTGACGGCTCGCGGTGTGTCGCTGGCCCGGTTCCGGGTGCTGCGGCCGCTGGTGCGCGAGGTGCACGAGCTGTTCACGGACTTCCTGCCTGGGATGACCAGGGTGTTGCCGGATCCGGGCGGCAGGGAGAAGCACGGCGAGTGA
- a CDS encoding thiol-disulfide oxidoreductase DCC family protein gives MSTPTADRAPVRRLTLLYDAECSLCTFLRDWLVRQPQLVPLELLPAGSEQARRRFPTLDHRATLDDITVVGDAGQVYRSAAAWIVTLWALREHRPLAHRLSTPARAKLAKGAVLAAAKWRGAQRGRQVYRSADGWAYDPRQGWTYSAPGCDGSSCVTP, from the coding sequence ATGAGCACCCCCACGGCGGACCGGGCCCCGGTCCGCCGGCTCACCCTCCTGTACGACGCCGAGTGCTCGCTGTGCACCTTCCTGCGCGACTGGCTCGTACGACAGCCCCAACTCGTGCCGTTGGAGCTCCTGCCCGCCGGATCGGAGCAGGCCCGGCGCCGCTTTCCGACGCTCGACCACCGCGCCACCCTCGACGACATCACCGTCGTCGGCGACGCGGGTCAGGTCTACCGCTCCGCCGCCGCCTGGATCGTCACCCTGTGGGCGCTGCGCGAACACCGGCCGCTCGCCCACCGGCTCAGCACACCGGCGAGGGCGAAGCTCGCCAAAGGGGCGGTGCTGGCTGCGGCGAAGTGGCGGGGCGCGCAGCGGGGCAGGCAGGTGTACCGCAGTGCGGACGGGTGGGCCTACGACCCGAGGCAGGGCTGGACGTACAGCGCACCCGGCTGTGACGGCAGCTCCTGCGTCACCCCGTAG
- a CDS encoding VOC family protein, translating into MSDDQSYELLGFDNVLLPVGDLGTAVDFFERAGFAVGFRFDEAGIALLKVGGETPGILLRQEEGLGHRPPPWPSPRLWVEVADARAAARALAAVGIAPLDEPFSVATGWTVEIADPWGNVIGFTDYSKRPELGRRP; encoded by the coding sequence ATGTCAGATGACCAGTCGTACGAACTGCTCGGATTCGACAACGTCCTGCTGCCCGTCGGGGACCTCGGCACGGCGGTCGACTTCTTCGAGCGCGCCGGGTTCGCGGTGGGCTTTCGGTTCGACGAGGCCGGGATCGCGCTGCTGAAGGTCGGGGGCGAGACGCCCGGGATCCTGCTGCGCCAGGAGGAGGGGCTGGGGCATCGGCCACCGCCGTGGCCCTCACCGCGCCTGTGGGTCGAGGTGGCCGACGCGCGGGCGGCGGCCCGCGCGCTCGCCGCGGTGGGCATCGCACCCCTGGACGAGCCCTTCTCCGTGGCCACCGGCTGGACCGTCGAGATCGCCGACCCATGGGGGAACGTCATCGGATTCACCGACTACAGCAAGCGCCCGGAGCTGGGCCGCCGCCCCTGA
- a CDS encoding succinate dehydrogenase iron-sulfur subunit, with the protein MATPVLDKADAAGEPEPGFADSPYITVTVRVRRFNSEVSAEAAWEDFQLEIDPKERVLDALHKIKWDIDGTLTFRRSCAHGICGSDAMRINGKNRLACKTLIKDLNPEKPITVEPIKGLTVLKDLVVDMDPFFQAYRDVMPFLITKDTNEPTRERLQTAEDRERFDDTTKCILCAACTSSCPVFWNDGQYFGPAAIVNAHRFIFDSRDEAGEQRLEILNDRDGVWRCRTTFNCTDACPRGIEVTKAIQEVKRALITRRF; encoded by the coding sequence ATGGCAACCCCCGTTCTGGACAAGGCGGACGCGGCCGGCGAGCCCGAGCCCGGTTTCGCCGACTCCCCGTACATCACGGTCACCGTTCGCGTCCGCCGCTTCAACTCCGAGGTCTCGGCGGAGGCCGCCTGGGAAGACTTCCAGCTGGAGATCGACCCCAAGGAGCGCGTCCTCGACGCCCTCCACAAGATCAAGTGGGACATCGACGGCACCCTGACCTTCCGCCGCTCCTGCGCGCACGGCATCTGCGGCTCGGACGCGATGAGGATCAACGGCAAGAACCGGCTTGCCTGCAAGACCCTCATCAAGGACCTCAACCCCGAGAAGCCGATCACGGTCGAGCCCATCAAGGGCCTGACGGTCCTGAAGGACCTGGTCGTCGACATGGACCCGTTCTTCCAGGCGTACCGCGACGTCATGCCCTTCCTCATCACGAAGGACACGAACGAGCCGACACGTGAGCGTCTGCAGACGGCCGAGGACCGCGAGCGCTTCGACGACACGACGAAGTGCATCCTCTGCGCCGCCTGCACGTCCTCGTGCCCGGTCTTCTGGAACGACGGCCAGTACTTCGGCCCGGCCGCCATCGTCAACGCGCACCGCTTCATCTTCGACTCGCGCGACGAAGCCGGCGAGCAGCGCCTGGAGATCCTCAACGACCGTGACGGCGTGTGGCGTTGCCGCACGACCTTCAACTGCACGGACGCCTGCCCGCGCGGCATCGAGGTCACGAAGGCGATCCAGGAGGTGAAGCGAGCGCTCATCACGCGCCGCTTCTGA